Proteins encoded within one genomic window of Bradyrhizobium sp. CB1717:
- a CDS encoding ABC transporter ATP-binding protein/permease, with product MQKAAGKRDQGKTPPIVEIKGENGDEVAAPPPEVLEPDPELSPEEAEQARKDYLLTRFWISARGFWGRNGDRLAWPFSIGLGALIVLTVGFQYGINVWNRAIFDAIEKRDATSVFHLTAMFFPLALGSIVLGVAQVFARMGIQRRWRAWLTSSVLTRWLTNGRYYQLNLVGGDHQNPEYRIAEDLRIATDAPVDFLAGVSSALLSAATFIVVLWTIGGALTVTLGGSSITIPGFLVIAAILYAAIASGSIMVIGRRFVQVSEDKNQAEADFRYTLTRVRENGESIALLGGEEEERDGLDRNFASVLRQWARLAGQHMRTTLVSQGSSLVAPVVPLLLCAPKFLDGSMTLGQVMQAASAFTIVQSAFGWLVDNYPRLADWNACARRIASLMMSLDGLERAEQGDGLGRIQRGETHNEAMLELRDLSVTLDDGTAVVGETEVVIEPGERLLVAGESGTGKSTLVRAIAGLWPWGGGSVNFHPDRRLFMLPQRPYVPSGSLRRAVAYPGAEEDWTIGEIGEALHKVGLDHLKEKIEEEGPWDQTLSGGEKQRLAFARLLLHSPDIVVLDEATSALDEKSQDKMMKMVTDELPKATIVSVAHRVELEAFHSRKIVLERRKGGAKLVSDVDLIPRKGRRRLLGRFLRQRKKAA from the coding sequence ATGCAAAAGGCAGCCGGGAAGCGCGACCAGGGCAAGACGCCACCCATTGTCGAGATCAAAGGCGAGAACGGCGACGAGGTGGCTGCGCCGCCGCCCGAGGTGCTCGAACCCGATCCCGAGCTCTCTCCCGAAGAGGCCGAGCAGGCCCGCAAGGATTATCTGCTGACCCGCTTCTGGATCAGCGCGCGCGGCTTCTGGGGCCGCAACGGCGATCGCCTCGCCTGGCCGTTCTCGATCGGTCTCGGCGCGTTGATCGTCCTCACTGTCGGGTTTCAATACGGCATCAATGTCTGGAATCGCGCGATCTTCGACGCGATCGAGAAGCGCGACGCGACGAGCGTCTTCCATCTCACCGCCATGTTCTTCCCGCTCGCGCTCGGCAGCATCGTGCTCGGCGTGGCGCAGGTGTTCGCGCGCATGGGCATCCAGCGGCGCTGGCGGGCCTGGCTCACCAGCAGCGTGCTGACGCGCTGGCTCACGAACGGGCGCTACTACCAGCTCAACCTCGTCGGCGGCGACCACCAGAATCCGGAATACCGGATCGCGGAAGACCTGCGCATCGCGACCGATGCGCCGGTCGATTTCCTCGCCGGCGTCAGTTCGGCGCTGCTGTCGGCCGCGACCTTCATCGTCGTGCTCTGGACCATCGGCGGCGCGCTTACCGTCACGCTCGGCGGCTCATCCATCACCATTCCCGGCTTCCTCGTGATCGCCGCCATCCTCTACGCCGCGATCGCATCCGGCTCGATCATGGTGATCGGCCGGCGCTTCGTGCAGGTCTCGGAGGACAAGAACCAGGCCGAGGCCGATTTCCGCTATACGCTGACACGCGTGCGCGAGAACGGCGAAAGCATCGCACTGCTCGGCGGCGAAGAGGAGGAGCGCGACGGCCTCGACCGCAACTTCGCCAGCGTCTTGCGGCAATGGGCGCGGCTCGCCGGCCAGCACATGCGCACCACGCTGGTGTCGCAAGGGTCGAGCCTCGTCGCACCGGTCGTGCCGCTGCTGCTCTGCGCGCCGAAATTCCTCGACGGCAGCATGACGCTGGGGCAGGTGATGCAGGCGGCCTCCGCCTTCACCATCGTGCAGAGCGCGTTCGGCTGGCTGGTCGACAATTATCCGCGGCTCGCCGACTGGAACGCCTGCGCGCGCCGCATCGCCTCGCTGATGATGTCGCTCGACGGCCTCGAACGCGCCGAGCAGGGCGACGGCCTCGGCCGCATCCAGCGCGGCGAGACGCACAACGAGGCGATGCTGGAGCTGCGCGATCTCTCCGTCACGCTCGACGACGGCACCGCGGTGGTCGGCGAGACCGAGGTGGTGATCGAGCCCGGCGAGCGGCTGCTGGTCGCCGGCGAATCCGGCACCGGCAAGAGCACGCTGGTGCGCGCCATTGCGGGGCTGTGGCCGTGGGGCGGCGGCAGCGTCAACTTCCATCCCGACCGGCGGCTGTTCATGCTGCCGCAGCGGCCTTACGTGCCCTCGGGATCGTTGCGCCGCGCCGTCGCCTATCCCGGGGCCGAAGAGGATTGGACCATCGGAGAGATCGGGGAGGCCCTGCACAAGGTCGGCCTCGACCATCTCAAGGAGAAGATCGAGGAAGAAGGCCCGTGGGACCAGACGCTGTCGGGCGGCGAGAAGCAGCGCCTCGCCTTCGCGCGGCTGCTGCTGCACAGCCCTGATATCGTCGTGCTCGATGAGGCGACCTCGGCGCTCGACGAGAAGAGCCAGGACAAGATGATGAAGATGGTCACCGACGAGCTGCCGAAAGCGACCATCGTCAGCGTCGCGCATCGCGTCGAGCTGGAAGCCTTTCACAGCCGCAAGATCGTGCTGGAACGCCGCAAGGGCGGCGCCAAGCTCGTCAGCGACGTCGACCTCATCCCGCGCAAGGGCCGGCGCAGGCTGCTCGGGCGATTCCTGAGGCAGCGGAAGAAGGCGGCGTGA
- a CDS encoding AAA family ATPase — protein sequence MYSYLIPADYLPTARPEAAGNPLLEALPPLMSADDTNLLLSFGRRPTYSDDERMLSAGERMLCVGRLNDYLLMMASHGEIIEQIGLILDSGYVHRNPALPEFQRSLVEFYRQRLQGRITPIESSGPSTAPSFALFGVSGMGKSTVVERTLSFYPRALSHEKYGFYQIVWMKIDCPMDGSLKQLLLSIVAKVDSTLGTNHSKSVNGRVPTDKLILDVAKIAAQHHLGVLVIDEVQHLLAAKGVGMEKLLNFFVTFTNDVKVPIIVLGTPKAKVHLEQLFREARRVGQYGSALWDRMALGREWDYFLKVLWKYQWLQKAEDLSPEVSEAMYHQTQGITALVIRLFQLVQLQAIRGKSERITVSLINKVAKEKFSLLRPALDALRSGDNDRIAKFEDLISSGVTTLKTLTTQQQAVQSIKVAEKRLNERRIQLTSNLLHAGASPSIVGALVDEVLTPSGTTTPAKKSPPKVPNKLIEALRKAEAENADPVDALRSAGLIDDLVGQ from the coding sequence ATGTACTCTTACCTCATTCCGGCCGACTACTTGCCAACCGCGCGACCCGAGGCCGCAGGAAATCCTCTTCTCGAGGCACTACCACCGTTGATGTCGGCCGATGATACGAATCTGCTTTTATCATTTGGTCGTCGGCCGACGTATTCGGATGACGAGCGCATGCTTTCCGCAGGCGAAAGGATGCTATGTGTCGGCCGCCTCAACGACTATCTGCTCATGATGGCCTCTCACGGGGAGATAATTGAGCAGATCGGCCTTATTCTCGATAGCGGCTACGTGCATCGCAACCCAGCACTCCCAGAGTTCCAAAGGTCCCTTGTCGAATTCTATCGTCAGCGATTGCAGGGTCGAATCACGCCGATCGAATCTTCCGGACCGTCGACGGCGCCGTCGTTCGCTCTCTTCGGCGTTTCCGGAATGGGAAAGAGTACTGTGGTCGAGCGGACGCTCTCATTTTATCCGAGAGCTCTAAGCCATGAAAAGTACGGCTTCTACCAGATTGTGTGGATGAAGATTGATTGCCCGATGGATGGCAGCCTAAAGCAACTGCTGCTTTCTATAGTCGCGAAGGTCGATTCGACTCTAGGCACCAATCACTCTAAGTCCGTCAATGGTCGCGTCCCGACCGACAAATTGATTCTTGATGTCGCGAAGATCGCCGCCCAGCACCATCTTGGCGTCCTTGTGATTGATGAAGTCCAACACTTGTTGGCCGCCAAGGGAGTCGGCATGGAGAAGTTGCTAAATTTCTTCGTGACGTTCACCAATGACGTGAAGGTGCCCATCATCGTTCTCGGCACTCCGAAGGCGAAGGTGCATCTGGAACAGCTTTTCCGAGAGGCTCGCCGCGTTGGTCAGTATGGCTCAGCGCTCTGGGACCGTATGGCTCTGGGACGCGAGTGGGACTATTTCCTTAAGGTGCTTTGGAAATATCAGTGGCTACAGAAGGCGGAAGACCTCTCTCCTGAGGTCTCGGAAGCGATGTACCACCAGACTCAGGGGATTACCGCCCTGGTCATCCGGCTCTTTCAGCTTGTCCAGTTGCAGGCAATTCGCGGGAAAAGCGAAAGGATAACGGTCAGCCTTATCAACAAAGTAGCGAAGGAGAAGTTCTCTCTCTTGCGGCCCGCACTCGATGCACTCAGGAGTGGCGATAATGATAGGATCGCCAAATTTGAAGATCTTATCTCGTCGGGCGTAACCACATTGAAGACTTTGACCACCCAACAGCAGGCGGTCCAGTCGATCAAGGTCGCAGAGAAGCGACTCAACGAAAGGCGCATCCAACTTACTTCAAACCTGCTTCATGCAGGAGCAAGTCCAAGCATTGTGGGCGCCTTGGTCGATGAAGTTCTGACGCCGTCGGGCACCACGACACCAGCGAAGAAAAGTCCGCCGAAGGTACCGAATAAGCTTATTGAAGCTCTTAGGAAAGCTGAAGCAGAGAATGCAGATCCCGTCGACGCGTTGAGAAGCGCCGGTCTGATAGACGATCTAGTTGGGCAGTAA
- a CDS encoding FkbM family methyltransferase: MTPDNAPSSAPFGAFAPNAAQAAIIRLATRSGLKRGAFRPWLSRLVNLLRGGPIDVQYQGASFRFYHQGSATERGALFNPDYNLDELDFLRQHTPAGGVFVDVGANVGTFALVMARQVGTQGKVVAIEPHPLTFGRLSFNHAASQATQVRLVQAAAGDSDGELMIESGGGNLGATHVVTGAASADAIKVPSLRLTRILDEAGVGQVDSLKIDVEGFEDRVLIGFFRDAPQSLWPRAVVIEHLSQNEWQQDCIADMVARGFAVARKTRSNTFLSR; the protein is encoded by the coding sequence TTGACGCCCGACAATGCCCCTTCGTCCGCGCCGTTTGGCGCGTTTGCGCCGAATGCGGCGCAGGCCGCGATCATCCGCCTTGCGACGCGATCGGGGCTGAAGCGCGGCGCGTTCCGGCCCTGGCTGTCGCGGCTGGTCAATCTACTGCGCGGCGGCCCGATCGATGTACAGTATCAGGGCGCCTCGTTCCGCTTCTATCATCAAGGCAGCGCGACCGAGCGCGGCGCCCTGTTCAATCCCGACTACAATCTCGACGAGCTCGATTTCCTGCGACAGCACACGCCTGCGGGCGGCGTGTTCGTCGACGTCGGCGCCAATGTCGGCACGTTTGCGCTGGTGATGGCGCGGCAGGTCGGCACCCAAGGCAAGGTGGTCGCAATCGAGCCGCATCCGCTGACCTTCGGACGGCTCTCCTTCAACCACGCCGCATCGCAGGCAACGCAGGTGCGCCTGGTTCAGGCCGCCGCGGGCGACAGCGACGGCGAGCTGATGATCGAGAGCGGTGGCGGCAATCTCGGCGCGACGCATGTCGTGACCGGCGCGGCCAGCGCTGACGCCATCAAGGTGCCGTCGCTGCGCTTGACGCGCATTCTCGATGAGGCCGGCGTCGGCCAAGTCGATTCGCTCAAGATCGACGTCGAGGGCTTTGAGGACCGCGTGCTGATCGGCTTCTTCCGCGACGCACCGCAATCGCTGTGGCCGCGCGCAGTGGTGATCGAACATCTGTCACAAAACGAATGGCAGCAGGATTGTATTGCCGACATGGTCGCGCGCGGCTTTGCGGTCGCGCGCAAGACACGAAGCAATACGTTCCTGTCGCGCTGA
- a CDS encoding TnsD family Tn7-like transposition protein → MHLMLPKPYQDELIYSVIARHFAYMQPIVIKSAQETIDGTSWFSTRYVRNANRLAEKTRPIWGLSGLEILDRHTLLPFNGAFLKPDAHLKCTECFLETNPHGGSVALGMGNSSVIEPKLFRFCVLCLEEDMDRFGETYWRRQHQLSGTLFCVKHGELLRNSMAPMSPLDRATMDATHYCRADAEPVAVLSGRETSLAREIATRSADILHGMPSRWLSPDPSEQYQTAAVEVGYGFGITMLQTRAFGADLIDYFGGELLVKLGCRLNERSRSIRKIFYKDGANHPLLHVLVQHFLGERQKATRSTLERQGLDNSFRQEWKCPNTFAKHEVGFRIPQVYLRRAKRGMREHYFHARCTCGYVFCFERPREGDPAMPLVKIVNNYGPAVETEVKRLYAQHGFIKKVCTELKMQHKTVRRILDGIRAGFEPSPEKIAALRKTWLENGRVKRGTTYQTLLKYDRKWLDSFPSRRGTRSRVPKPQPRHADDVALASQIEASARELREQGGLVTVNGLSRVLGRKLNVRGLKLMPNAAYILCKEIDVPSQALDQVRQYIAKARGAPRAE, encoded by the coding sequence ATGCATCTGATGCTCCCGAAGCCGTATCAGGATGAATTGATATACTCAGTTATCGCGCGGCACTTCGCTTATATGCAGCCGATCGTCATCAAGAGCGCCCAAGAGACGATTGACGGCACCTCATGGTTCTCGACAAGATATGTAAGAAATGCGAACCGCCTTGCGGAAAAAACCCGGCCTATCTGGGGCCTATCAGGCCTGGAGATCCTCGACCGTCACACCCTCCTTCCGTTCAACGGTGCATTCCTTAAACCGGACGCACATTTGAAATGCACGGAATGCTTTCTAGAAACGAATCCCCATGGAGGATCGGTTGCCCTGGGCATGGGCAATTCCAGCGTCATTGAGCCGAAGCTCTTCAGGTTTTGCGTTCTTTGTCTTGAAGAGGATATGGACAGATTCGGTGAAACTTATTGGCGTCGGCAGCACCAGCTGTCTGGCACTCTCTTTTGCGTCAAGCATGGAGAGTTGCTGCGCAATTCGATGGCTCCAATGTCCCCTCTCGACAGGGCAACGATGGATGCGACGCATTATTGTAGAGCAGATGCCGAGCCAGTGGCAGTTCTGAGTGGCCGCGAAACTTCGTTAGCGCGGGAGATTGCGACAAGGTCCGCAGACATTTTGCATGGAATGCCTTCCCGTTGGCTAAGCCCAGATCCAAGCGAGCAGTATCAGACTGCTGCTGTTGAAGTGGGATACGGCTTCGGTATCACGATGCTTCAGACCCGTGCTTTTGGGGCGGATCTCATCGATTATTTTGGTGGTGAGTTGCTGGTTAAGCTTGGATGTCGGCTGAACGAGCGATCGCGATCAATCCGCAAAATATTCTACAAGGACGGCGCCAATCATCCCTTGTTGCATGTCTTGGTTCAACACTTTCTTGGAGAGCGGCAGAAGGCAACCCGCTCGACCTTGGAACGCCAAGGGCTGGACAACTCATTTAGGCAAGAGTGGAAGTGCCCGAACACATTTGCAAAGCATGAGGTAGGGTTCAGAATCCCTCAAGTTTATCTAAGACGAGCAAAAAGGGGCATGCGCGAGCATTATTTCCATGCCCGATGCACTTGTGGGTACGTATTCTGTTTCGAAAGACCCCGCGAGGGTGATCCTGCCATGCCGCTCGTCAAGATCGTAAACAACTACGGTCCCGCGGTAGAGACGGAGGTCAAGCGGTTATACGCGCAACACGGTTTCATAAAAAAAGTCTGCACCGAGCTAAAGATGCAGCACAAAACCGTGAGGCGGATTCTCGACGGCATCCGAGCTGGCTTTGAACCTTCGCCCGAGAAGATAGCTGCTCTGAGGAAGACCTGGCTGGAGAATGGCCGAGTAAAAAGAGGAACCACGTACCAAACTCTATTGAAATATGATCGAAAGTGGCTGGATAGCTTTCCTAGCCGTCGGGGAACTCGATCGCGAGTGCCCAAGCCCCAACCCAGGCACGCAGACGACGTCGCTTTGGCGAGTCAGATTGAGGCATCTGCGCGAGAGCTCCGTGAACAGGGCGGGTTGGTGACCGTGAATGGGCTTAGCCGCGTTTTGGGACGAAAGCTCAATGTGCGGGGTCTGAAACTGATGCCAAACGCAGCCTATATCCTCTGCAAGGAGATCGACGTTCCGAGCCAGGCGCTAGATCAAGTACGCCAGTACATCGCTAAGGCAAGAGGAGCACCGAGGGCGGAATAG
- a CDS encoding Mu transposase C-terminal domain-containing protein: MLLREPGPEGALFRIVHVDDDGGGFWLFNVAEMGWPERVQRDLLVDRFVTTPPSFAIEYVGPYQLNLSEEVQDSAAAQTSARYWKIVLQLQGDDRGRGLLFKIQRKARIKKAAEDVGVTRPTVVTAIMRFWQRGMNREAVRSDYDNCGAPGKTRSIESGRKVGRPRTIATGVGISVNDDLRRKMRVGADYYLSLRKPSQKRALNYVVELFFSHRQDEAGRPKIVLDDDRPTLKQFSHYLCTHFPENDRFKARHGQKRYDLETRELLGKADQNTKGPGDEFQVDATVADVYLRSQFDRRRIVGRPVIYFVIDVWSRLIVGVYVGFEGPSWIGAMMALTNMVTPKVEYCRQYGIEIDHEEWPAHHAPRSILADRGELMSEKLGSRIVDTLRIQIGNTTSGRGDLKAIVESRFKIVPMLFKPFMPGYVEPDFGTRGARDYRLESAMDLNDFTAAVIRAVLQHNRSKITGIYTPTEMTTDGMSATPLARWTWGIENRSGALRELSYDEVALAVMPRDSARITGNGIKFRGGFYTCDQAEEGRWFWTARNKGGWSVEVSYDPRSLDKLYLWNPKAPRGYEACRLLPPYQELVGKTLFEYEEKELAEKCLAASQAGKLQAQEIETDVALRAIQEGALAKTRDVQERNTSKRAEVAGIGRNRADEKAFQRPIETIDLAPLAEPRANSPAVAPTIEDPPDAYEDDMLSRLESLEEAGNAGK, translated from the coding sequence ATGCTTCTCAGAGAGCCTGGTCCTGAGGGCGCGCTGTTTCGCATCGTGCATGTGGACGATGATGGCGGAGGATTTTGGCTCTTTAACGTGGCGGAGATGGGTTGGCCAGAGCGTGTCCAGCGAGACCTCTTGGTAGACCGATTTGTCACAACTCCGCCCAGCTTCGCCATCGAATATGTCGGACCGTATCAGTTAAATTTGTCGGAGGAGGTGCAGGATAGTGCGGCAGCCCAAACCTCCGCACGCTACTGGAAAATCGTACTCCAACTGCAGGGCGACGATCGCGGCCGAGGTCTACTGTTTAAAATTCAGCGGAAGGCCAGAATAAAGAAGGCCGCCGAAGACGTGGGCGTCACGCGGCCGACGGTGGTCACCGCTATCATGCGATTTTGGCAACGTGGCATGAACCGCGAAGCGGTGCGGTCGGACTACGACAATTGCGGCGCACCAGGCAAGACAAGGAGTATCGAGAGTGGACGGAAGGTCGGGAGGCCGAGAACCATCGCAACCGGCGTTGGTATTTCGGTCAATGACGACCTACGGAGAAAGATGCGGGTCGGGGCCGACTATTACCTTAGCCTGCGAAAGCCTTCCCAAAAGCGTGCCCTGAACTACGTCGTTGAACTCTTCTTTTCACACCGTCAAGACGAGGCGGGTCGACCGAAGATCGTGCTGGACGATGATCGACCGACTCTAAAACAATTCAGCCATTACCTCTGCACCCACTTTCCCGAGAACGATAGATTCAAAGCTCGTCACGGTCAAAAGCGATATGACCTCGAAACGCGCGAGCTCCTCGGCAAGGCTGATCAGAATACAAAGGGGCCCGGAGACGAATTTCAAGTCGATGCCACTGTCGCCGACGTTTACCTGCGATCGCAGTTTGATCGGCGACGCATCGTTGGCCGACCGGTCATCTACTTCGTAATAGACGTTTGGAGTCGTTTGATCGTCGGCGTCTACGTCGGATTCGAGGGGCCGTCGTGGATCGGTGCGATGATGGCTCTGACCAACATGGTTACTCCGAAAGTGGAGTACTGTCGGCAGTACGGCATAGAAATCGATCACGAAGAATGGCCTGCACATCACGCTCCTCGTTCTATTCTAGCCGACCGAGGCGAACTGATGAGCGAAAAATTGGGGTCTCGCATCGTCGACACCCTCCGGATCCAGATTGGAAATACGACATCAGGACGTGGTGATCTCAAGGCGATCGTTGAATCGCGGTTCAAGATCGTTCCGATGCTATTCAAGCCGTTCATGCCGGGTTATGTCGAGCCGGATTTCGGAACCAGAGGAGCTCGCGACTACCGACTTGAATCCGCGATGGACCTTAATGATTTTACAGCGGCGGTCATACGCGCGGTCCTTCAGCACAATCGATCGAAGATTACCGGCATTTATACTCCCACCGAAATGACGACCGACGGCATGTCCGCCACTCCGCTGGCTCGTTGGACCTGGGGTATCGAGAATCGAAGCGGAGCATTGAGAGAGCTTAGTTATGACGAAGTTGCGTTGGCAGTCATGCCGCGTGACTCGGCTCGCATCACTGGTAACGGCATAAAATTCAGAGGCGGCTTCTATACGTGCGATCAAGCCGAAGAAGGTCGTTGGTTCTGGACGGCACGCAACAAAGGAGGATGGTCTGTCGAGGTATCGTACGATCCGCGAAGCTTAGACAAACTGTATCTTTGGAATCCAAAGGCGCCACGCGGATATGAAGCCTGTCGTCTGCTGCCCCCCTACCAAGAACTCGTTGGTAAAACACTGTTCGAATATGAGGAGAAGGAGCTCGCCGAGAAGTGCCTTGCTGCTTCCCAAGCGGGAAAACTTCAAGCGCAGGAAATTGAGACTGATGTCGCGCTGAGAGCGATCCAGGAAGGAGCACTCGCTAAGACGCGCGACGTGCAGGAGCGCAATACATCCAAGAGGGCTGAGGTGGCAGGCATAGGACGCAATCGAGCCGACGAGAAGGCGTTCCAGCGACCGATCGAGACAATCGATTTGGCCCCTCTCGCCGAGCCGCGCGCGAACTCTCCTGCGGTAGCGCCAACCATTGAGGACCCGCCGGATGCTTATGAAGATGACATGTTATCCAGGCTCGAGTCTCTTGAAGAAGCTGGTAACGCAGGCAAGTAG
- a CDS encoding hybrid sensor histidine kinase/response regulator, translating into MQGAQRNSLRLLQWMMVASLALPIALFAIASTISYTSTRDIADREIERTLDVAHEHALKVFETIDRSLSELNEVVRGLPDDVIRAREAALHRRLKRLTDSLPQLKSAWIFDADGKALVNSLVSPPPGLAFADRDYFYVHVDQAIGTVIGMPLTPRPPYQGARFFGMSRRRDADDGSFIGVIQASVLPEYFESFYARIGSDPGSFFAMGRTDGVVLAHFPRLDRDLRLDPGGPVGREIAAHPAQGLMTIAWPSDGIERRIGYRRVAEYPIYVSAGFETSAIRARWYATIGQHLVFGVPATALLFLLLAFAFRRTQHLQMEAARRREAEEALKHSQRLEALGQLTGGVAHDFNNLLTVIRASVDLLNRPQLSEERRQRYITAIADAVARAAKLTSQLLAFARRQTLKPEVFDVGERLQSLHDMLATLLGPAIEIAMRLPAEPCLVNADASQFETALINMATNARDAMQGKGRISFTVERATTLPDTPTQVSHSHIPGHLGFVGVIVSDTGVGIPAARLGRIFEPFFTTKQVGHGTGLGLSQVFGFARQSGGEVTVTSEVGQGSTFSLYLPRVPADLLPQQQAPNTAPAVAGSGMSVLLVEDNIELANFAADGLTALGYSITLVDNAADALAELVVDADRFDVVFSDIVMPGMTGLDLARAIRDRGIKVPVVLTTGYSQALSQEGSLGFDLVQKPYSIEELSRVLHRAARLRRVRGGAAE; encoded by the coding sequence GTGCAGGGAGCGCAACGCAATTCGCTGAGGCTTTTGCAGTGGATGATGGTTGCATCCCTGGCCCTGCCGATTGCGCTGTTCGCGATCGCCTCCACGATCTCCTACACCTCGACCAGGGACATCGCCGACCGCGAGATCGAGCGCACGCTCGATGTGGCGCATGAACATGCGCTCAAGGTGTTCGAGACCATCGATCGCAGCCTGTCCGAGCTCAACGAGGTCGTGCGCGGCCTTCCCGACGACGTCATCCGCGCACGCGAAGCCGCGCTGCACCGCCGCCTGAAGCGGCTGACCGATTCGCTGCCGCAGCTCAAATCGGCCTGGATCTTCGACGCGGATGGAAAAGCACTGGTCAACAGCCTGGTTTCGCCGCCGCCTGGTTTGGCCTTCGCGGACCGCGACTATTTCTACGTCCATGTCGACCAGGCCATCGGCACCGTCATCGGCATGCCGCTGACGCCGCGTCCGCCCTATCAGGGCGCGCGCTTCTTCGGCATGAGCCGCCGGCGCGACGCCGACGACGGCAGCTTCATCGGCGTGATCCAGGCCTCCGTGCTGCCGGAATATTTCGAGAGCTTCTATGCCAGGATCGGCTCGGATCCCGGCAGCTTCTTCGCGATGGGTCGCACCGACGGCGTGGTGCTGGCGCATTTCCCGCGGCTCGACCGCGACCTCCGGCTCGATCCGGGCGGACCGGTCGGCCGCGAGATCGCCGCGCACCCCGCGCAGGGGCTCATGACCATCGCCTGGCCCTCGGACGGGATCGAGCGCCGCATCGGCTACAGGCGCGTCGCCGAATATCCGATCTATGTCAGCGCCGGCTTCGAGACGTCGGCGATCCGCGCGCGCTGGTACGCCACCATCGGGCAGCATCTGGTGTTCGGCGTTCCCGCCACCGCGCTGCTGTTCCTGCTGCTGGCATTCGCCTTCCGGCGCACCCAGCATCTGCAGATGGAAGCCGCAAGGCGGCGCGAGGCCGAGGAGGCGCTCAAGCACAGCCAGCGCCTGGAAGCGCTCGGCCAGCTCACCGGCGGCGTCGCCCACGACTTCAACAACCTGCTGACCGTGATCCGCGCCTCGGTCGATCTGTTGAACCGTCCGCAGCTGAGCGAAGAGCGACGGCAGCGCTACATCACGGCGATTGCGGACGCAGTGGCGCGCGCGGCCAAGCTGACCTCGCAGCTGCTCGCCTTTGCGCGGCGCCAGACCCTGAAACCGGAAGTGTTCGACGTCGGCGAGCGATTGCAGTCGCTGCACGACATGCTCGCCACGCTGCTCGGACCTGCCATCGAGATCGCGATGCGGCTGCCGGCGGAGCCGTGTCTCGTCAATGCCGATGCCAGCCAGTTCGAGACCGCGCTGATCAACATGGCGACCAATGCGCGCGATGCCATGCAGGGCAAGGGCAGGATCAGCTTCACCGTCGAGAGGGCGACAACCCTTCCCGACACGCCGACGCAGGTCTCGCACAGTCATATCCCGGGACACCTCGGCTTCGTCGGCGTGATCGTCAGCGACACCGGCGTCGGCATTCCGGCCGCGCGGCTCGGGCGGATCTTCGAGCCGTTCTTCACCACCAAGCAGGTCGGCCACGGCACGGGTCTCGGCCTGTCCCAGGTGTTCGGTTTCGCCCGGCAATCCGGCGGCGAGGTGACGGTGACGAGCGAAGTCGGCCAGGGCAGCACCTTCTCGCTCTATCTCCCACGCGTGCCCGCGGACCTCTTGCCACAGCAGCAGGCGCCGAACACCGCGCCTGCGGTGGCCGGCAGCGGCATGTCGGTGCTACTGGTCGAGGACAATATCGAGCTCGCCAATTTCGCCGCCGATGGCCTCACCGCGCTCGGCTACAGCATCACGCTGGTCGACAATGCCGCCGATGCGCTGGCCGAGCTCGTCGTGGACGCCGATCGTTTCGACGTCGTGTTCTCCGACATCGTGATGCCCGGCATGACCGGGCTCGATCTGGCGCGGGCGATCCGCGATCGCGGCATCAAGGTGCCGGTCGTGCTGACCACCGGCTACAGCCAGGCGCTGTCGCAGGAAGGCAGCCTCGGCTTCGACCTCGTGCAAAAGCCCTATTCGATCGAGGAGCTGTCGCGCGTGCTGCACCGGGCTGCGCGGCTGCGGCGGGTGCGCGGCGGCGCCGCCGAATAG